The Lytechinus variegatus isolate NC3 chromosome 11, Lvar_3.0, whole genome shotgun sequence genome contains the following window.
CCTTGTCTCCCGGAGGAAAGTGAATCATCGTACCCATTCATATTACGAACTTCAGGATTCTCGGTCTGACTGCCGccatcgtcaccaccatcatcactatcttcACTTTCCTCACTTTCACTGTCACTTCCGCTTTCACTCTCACTCTCTTCCTCCGACTCCGGTCGCTCCTGTGGTTGGTGTGCGGGAGAATGAAGCTGATTCTGGGTTCTCCAGTCCTCGGGATATTGATGCCACGCTGCCTCCTCTGGGGCTCTTTGCCAATTCTGCATGGGGATTTCCATGGGCGGGTAAGGTCTGTATCCCGCAGGAGGAAGCTGAGTTTCATACACGGACGTTCCGTTACTTGTCTCTTGCTTGGgtttcttcttctgcttctttgCGCCAGCCTTCTTACCCTGTTTCGCACCGGACATCTTGGTTTCTGCTTTACTGATGGGAGCAAGCTTTTCCTTACCGGGCTGAATGGGTGAGGTTGAATCATCAGCTTGATTATCCTGCGTTCCTTGCTGGCTACTGCTCCCGGATGCAACGTCTGCCTTCCCATcgtcctcctcctcatcatcatctaccTGCCTCCCGACGGAATCTTCCAATCCTCCATCTGAACCCTTTTCCTCAACCTCTTTGACAGTGTCCCTTCGGATGCCATCCTGCTGTCTTCTGGTCCTGACACCCAGAGCCGAGTTGTTGCTATTGCTGTTGTTGGTGTTTCCTTTGCTATCTGACGATGTCGACCCCTCTGATGAGCccgatgatgacgacgatgctGATGACAATGATCCTGCCGACGATGATAGCGAACCCGCTGAAGAAGATAATGAAGCTCCATCTTGCTTTTCAGATTCTTCGTCCTCAAAGTGCACAGATTTTCCTGGACCCCCTTTCATATCTAAAAGTGAAGATATATGTCAGGCATTCCAGAGTAAAAGAATCAATATGAAAACATTAACTGAAAAGCAAATCTAATAAAACCACATTAATGAAGAGAAAAGCTCATCATACAATTACTGTTTAATAGGTTAAAAACTCTGATAAGATAATAAAAGCGAGAGAAGAAAAATCGATCTTCGTTTCCGTTTAGTAaggaatgtaatatttcaaaatgcaaagaaattcattatgcaaatttctgtcttaattttctttacacAAACTTTATATGAAATGGTCGTTTTGAAGTGGTAAAGGCACCTTGCAGGTTAACTCACCCTTCTTTACTTTGATCTCTCGCTCTccttaatttttcttcttaacTTTATATATGTGTTTTTGCTTGGGAGGAAGCTCAAGGCACTCTAAGGCCGGAGATGTTAAAGTGttatttaaaatgtttgttttctattttgtttccccatgctttcataatgaagaaaaatgtcaGTTATCATGATGCCGATGAAGCAATGAATGGCTTGTGTGTCCAATGAGTTGATAGACACTGTTCCAGATTTGTGTCataattggctttccatagtttaaGCTTTAACCgcaactttagaccagagttcATAATAAGGGCCATTGAAACAGAAGTAATGTCAGGAGTGAGATAAGACCCAGCGATCCGGGCCAGCAATCAACGCTGGaatttttgaagaaatcaaGACGACATGACACTAACCTGGATCGGACCCAGCCACACTGTCCTCTTGTTTAGATCCGGGTCCTTCTTGATTCACGTGACCCTCACGTGACCCTTCCGTTTCCTTGAGGTCTGGTGCAGGATCCTCCTCcgcctcttcctccttctcatGGAAGTGCGCCTCTGCGTCCTCGCCGTCGACGACCGTGGGTCGAGGGTCAGCATTGTTGATGGTGTCCAGGAAGTCGTGCATGTCGCCAGCAGGCACTTTCACTGATGGAAGAAAcagggtaaagtcattattattattctgccAAAGTTTAGAGAGGTTCTGTCACATTAAAGGgcaatgaaacctttggaacaaataggcttgtgtagaaacagaaaaatcaaagaataagaataaagaaagtttgagaaaaatcggacaaataatgagaaagttatgagcatttgaatattgcaatcactaatgctatggagatcctcccattggcaatacgacaaggatgtgtgatgtcactgatgaacaactttccctttggtggattataaaataccctcaaaatgtctctttttgctttttcttatgatgatacaaactctctatccatgatgtattcttaaaaatctgtattacatgccctcatgtacaAAGAACACaagatctatggatagatgaaataaaagaagcaattcaagtgaaatatatactaaagtaatggggagagttgttcacaagtgacatcacacatctttgtctcattgccaatttgctatctccatagcattagtgatcgcaatattcaaatgctcataattttctcattatttgtccgatttttctcaaacttttgttgatctgtttctttgatttttctgttctaacacaagctatcttgttccaatggtttcattctcctttaatgtatAAAACAGTGTTATGAAAGGGATGACAGAATTAGGAATATTTACATGACGTGCTTGAAAACATATCACTGCATGTTTCCACTATCATTTTGGCATGTTACTTGATATAAATTACCTTTACAAGTACAAATGCATTGTTTAAATCCGTTAAtagtttaaatatttttgtgggAAAGAGTAATTTCGCGGAGCTTTCTTATTTCAGCTTCTTAAAACAGTTTAAATAGAGCTCAATACTGTGGGTTTTTTTAATGAGTGGTGCATTGAGTACGTTACGATGAAGTGGTGAGACAGTAAAAGAGGCGGATAAAAGTGTTCCAATTTTAAGttatttccattttccaaacctgagagaaaaatcaagcgtaTCCTGTAACTTTTTGTCGAAAGACCTCTCATACACAAAGATCGTTTTAACATTGGACTTATCTTGCATCATAAATTCATTACTCATTGTGACTTACATGGTTGTCTTTTCGACGGGTTGATGAGTTTAGCAACGTGTACGTCATTGAAATCAGTATCTTCATTACTTCCTCCGATAATGATCAGCTACAAAACGAATGTGACAaatatcaatcattcaatcaacaatgaaatcaataagaataatgataataattttaaaaatgaaaaacattactACTTAAAAATACTTACATCATGACTGCACTTCTACTTCTTTTTCAATACTaatgctgctgctgttgctgttgctgctgcttctactgctactactactactactactactatactacaaATAGAcatacttctactactagtattaatactactactactactactactactacttctactactactactactactactactactactactactactactactactactactactactaccattactactactactactactactactactactactactatactactcctactactactactacttctactactactactactactactactactactactactactactactactactactactactactactactactactatagtgCTGCTGCTACCACTATTTATGGTCCACATACTTATTTTAGCACTCCCATGGACGATGGATATCAATATGTATTCCTCGATATATGGCAAATTTAATTTGATCAGTTGCATCTGGAACTTAAAGACTTTCTTTGTACTAAAAATTCCATCTTTATTCCCCATGAATTATTTACTTTGCTTCTATGAATGATAGCTGCATGTCCCGATCTCTTGGCGGGCGGGCATCCTCCATAGAATGGTCGCTTCCACTTACGCTTGTCTAGGtgataaaatagacaaatgaaataatattaatgataataacaacaacaacaatgataataataacaataaaagcaataataatatataaataataccagcataatttttcttttatagcTATATATTATAAAGTGAGCAAATAAAAACCTATAGAATTTTCAATGAGGCTGGAAAATAAGGATTTTTAAAGAACCCTTTGGTAACCAATCTCTTTAATATGTTAAATAAGTATGCATTCATTTATGATACCTTTTTTGATATTGAATTTGGTAATAAATGTGACCCACTGAACaagaattttatttgaatttttgtaTGCAACACTATTCAAGCAAACTGCACTTTGGCGTCCACATCAAACAACACAAGCaaagatgttttatttttagtgaTTATTGGCATATCAGATGCGATTATTCCAGAGATGGGTAAGGCATCAAAAGCGCATTGTTTAAAGACAATCATATACTATCAGAGTGAATTGATGAGATGGGAGTTAAGAGTgaattaagagagagagagagagtgggaggggaggggagagaaaagaagaggaaacaTAGGGGAGAAATAAAACAGGCAAAAAAGAGGAATTAAATTCCTGGACAGGGTTGTCATCAAATGATgatggaaaaaagaaaggatttTTATGGTGTACTCCAcgctaaaaacaaaacatgaatatagtGAAAGCAATAAAAGTTTCATGAAGACGGACTAGAAATAACAAACCTTTATATTATATTCTAAATGTTTTGCATTCAATTATTTTGGTATTATTTTTACCGATATAATAACAGGATCACTCTATGTAAACCATTAATTGCTCTGTGTAAAGTAAAACGTGCCCTGACCCACACAGAAATAGCACCCCAATTCAACAGCAAATAAATCGGTGCTACTTGGCTCTGGACGTCATTAACCCACCCCCTCCCCGACCCCGGCTTCACCCATCATCCCACTTTAGCAAGACGCTAGATTAGTTCCTGTAACCATTAGTAGCTCCATGTTGCATCCAATCATAAATATTGTTAAAAGGTGTTGGAATTCATGGATCCATGGTTAAATCAACATTAAGGTTGGAGGAGAGCACATTTTCTTGTTCTTTAACCTGTCGTGCGCgcgcggggagggggggggcggagAAATTATGTTATCAGTCTTTACGGATCCATTCAACTTGGTACAGAGCTGTAAACCAACTGTCAGATTAAATTTTTGacatgacttttttttattttaatgtcaGTTTTGCTCTCTtctaagcgccttgagcatttaatcaaaatgcaaAAGAAGCTATATAAATcctatgtattattattatcattattacgaCATATGTATATGAGATGGGGAATATTATAGTGGTTCATTTCTGGAGAGTAGGACGGACACACATTTACTCCATGTTTAAAATGACTGGGGATACGATTGtgctaagaaaaaataaaaaataaaaataataaaagcattaatatttctttatagtGTGTAAATAGCCCAATAAGGTATGTGGGGATTAGTGAATATATTTAGAGTGCCACAGAAATACATTTTGGAAGCGATTTTgtttcatataactatttttacCCAGGCTAAACTTGTATAAATCACCAAGTGTTGGGTGAGACGAATTAGAATCATTCGATCCACCAAAGACATAAATATcctgaaaataaaagataagtTAATCTGATGAACATAACTCATATCGCATACTTCATTTCTATTAAATGTACATTTTATAACAActatgaaaatgttattataatctCATTATATTCTTGAAATTTGCTTGATATCGATCGAACATAAACATTCATTTAAAATATTCAGGTCGATGATGAGATTTGATACATTGAAACTTGTTCTGTTTATTAGAACGATATGTTCTTATGATTATTTTGGCTTCAAGTTACTATCGTGTCGGTCTTTGGTAAAATCATATGATGGTTGAATCGTTATTATTTGCGAGCAACTACATAAACATCTAAAGAGGGGTACATAAGGGTATAATATGAGGGAAGTTTTCAGTAGTGGATAATAGCATTGCATAATCATTGAAATGTAAATTTCTATTGATAATGCTATGTATTATTATCACGGAACACGTTTGCGTATATTGTAATGTTATGTTGAATAATTTTCATACTTGTATACTTTTCTTACTGAAATGtggaaatcaattaaaatcaaatcatcatTTAAGCATAAAACAAGCATTATAACAAATGATGTGTTTGATGATGGATGAAAATTGGGCACATATCGTGAGAATCTCATACGCTAGCACAAGAGGCCAATGGAAATGAACACCCTAATATGAGCATTCTTAATAGGTTAaatcatttaaagaaaaaacgtgAATACC
Protein-coding sequences here:
- the LOC121424334 gene encoding RING finger protein B-like isoform X2; translation: MALAVISLKWVHREIHGKPPSPRQGHSACVIGSVAYIFGGIRSVDWPKKGTYFFRDLFQLHLYKRMQWEKVKQKGEIPKGRYGHHMCVIGHKIYLFGGKHELHADKCLPGLHVYDTEKKEWSQPQTSGTEPEAHGSTSSVVGTRIYVYGGLVDGQAVDDLHCFDSENQWWVKLTVQGVPPSPRCDSASTAVGHEMFIFGGTAGTDKWFNDIHVFDANKRKWKRPFYGGCPPAKRSGHAAIIHRSKLIIIGGSNEDTDFNDVHVAKLINPSKRQPLKVPAGDMHDFLDTINNADPRPTVVDGEDAEAHFHEKEEEAEEDPAPDLKETEGSREGHVNQEGPGSKQEDSVAGSDPDMKGGPGKSVHFEDEESEKQDGASLSSSAGSLSSSAGSLSSASSSSSGSSEGSTSSDSKGNTNNSNSNNSALGVRTRRQQDGIRRDTVKEVEEKGSDGGLEDSVGRQVDDDEEEDDGKADVASGSSSQQGTQDNQADDSTSPIQPGKEKLAPISKAETKMSGAKQGKKAGAKKQKKKPKQETSNGTSVYETQLPPAGYRPYPPMEIPMQNWQRAPEEAAWHQYPEDWRTQNQLHSPAHQPQERPESEEESESESGSDSESEESEDSDDGGDDGGSQTENPEVRNMNGYDDSLSSGRQGEDTKEEDESEDGDDGSDEDSDEEEGEDDDEEEEEGDEDESGSGTGSDSESGSGSEDESESEED
- the LOC121424334 gene encoding kelch domain-containing protein 4-like isoform X1, with the translated sequence MALAVISLKWVHREIHGKPPSPRQGHSACVIGSVAYIFGGIRSVDWPKKGTYFFRDLFQLHLYKRMQWEKVKQKGEIPKGRYGHHMCVIGHKIYLFGGKHELHADKCLPGLHVYDTEKKEWSQPQTSGTEPEAHGSTSSVVGTRIYVYGGLVDGQAVDDLHCFDSENQWWVKLTVQGVPPSPRCDSASTAVGHEMFIFGGTAGTDKWFNDIHVFDAKKLLWKELNKTDGEPPTPRGNHCFLAHVDKDIYVFGGSNDSNSSHPTLGDLYKFSLDKRKWKRPFYGGCPPAKRSGHAAIIHRSKLIIIGGSNEDTDFNDVHVAKLINPSKRQPLKVPAGDMHDFLDTINNADPRPTVVDGEDAEAHFHEKEEEAEEDPAPDLKETEGSREGHVNQEGPGSKQEDSVAGSDPDMKGGPGKSVHFEDEESEKQDGASLSSSAGSLSSSAGSLSSASSSSSGSSEGSTSSDSKGNTNNSNSNNSALGVRTRRQQDGIRRDTVKEVEEKGSDGGLEDSVGRQVDDDEEEDDGKADVASGSSSQQGTQDNQADDSTSPIQPGKEKLAPISKAETKMSGAKQGKKAGAKKQKKKPKQETSNGTSVYETQLPPAGYRPYPPMEIPMQNWQRAPEEAAWHQYPEDWRTQNQLHSPAHQPQERPESEEESESESGSDSESEESEDSDDGGDDGGSQTENPEVRNMNGYDDSLSSGRQGEDTKEEDESEDGDDGSDEDSDEEEGEDDDEEEEEGDEDESGSGTGSDSESGSGSEDESESEED